A DNA window from Cobetia marina contains the following coding sequences:
- the gatB gene encoding Asp-tRNA(Asn)/Glu-tRNA(Gln) amidotransferase subunit GatB, translated as MQWEVVIGLEVHAQLATQSKIFSGSSTTYGAEPNTQASAVDLGLPGTLPVLNEQAVAMAVRFGLAVNAAVAGRSVFERKNYFYPDLPKGYQTSQMDQPIVGPGELEILLEDGTRKSIRIHHAHLEEDAGKSLHEDFQGMTGIDLNRAGTPLLEIVSEPDMRSAKEAVAYVKAIHAIVTYLGISDGNMAEGSLRCDVNVSVRPKGQEAFGTRAEIKNVNSFRFIERAIHFEVERQIELIEDGGKVVQETRLYDPDADETRSMRTKEEANDYRYFPCPDLLPVEVDDAYIEHLRQTLPELPAEKRARFEGELGLSAYDASVLSASREMADFFEEVKDVCGDAKQAANWVQGELAGRLNKENLDITVSPVSAAQLGGLIKRIVDETINGKAAKQVFAALWDGEGESADEIIESRGLKQVTDTGAIEAVVDQVIADNPAQVTQYQEAEPDKRGKMIGFFVGQVMKASRGTANPQQVNKVLKEKLDSLS; from the coding sequence ATGCAATGGGAAGTCGTAATCGGGCTTGAGGTTCACGCTCAGCTCGCCACCCAGTCAAAGATCTTCTCCGGCTCGTCCACCACCTACGGTGCCGAGCCCAACACCCAGGCCAGCGCCGTCGACCTCGGCCTGCCGGGCACCCTGCCGGTGCTCAACGAGCAGGCCGTGGCCATGGCCGTGCGCTTCGGCCTCGCCGTCAATGCCGCCGTGGCCGGCCGTTCGGTGTTCGAGCGCAAGAACTACTTCTACCCGGATCTGCCCAAGGGCTACCAGACCAGCCAGATGGATCAGCCCATCGTCGGGCCGGGTGAACTCGAGATCCTGCTCGAGGATGGCACGCGCAAGTCGATCCGCATCCACCATGCCCATCTCGAGGAAGACGCCGGCAAGTCGCTGCACGAAGACTTCCAGGGCATGACCGGCATCGACCTGAACCGTGCCGGCACACCGCTGCTGGAAATCGTCTCCGAGCCGGACATGCGCTCCGCCAAGGAAGCGGTGGCCTACGTCAAGGCGATCCACGCCATCGTGACGTACCTGGGCATCTCCGACGGCAACATGGCCGAAGGTTCCCTGCGTTGCGACGTCAACGTCTCGGTGCGCCCCAAGGGGCAGGAAGCCTTCGGCACCCGCGCGGAGATCAAGAACGTCAACTCCTTCCGCTTCATCGAGCGCGCCATCCACTTCGAGGTGGAGCGTCAGATCGAGCTGATCGAGGACGGCGGCAAGGTCGTGCAGGAAACCCGCCTGTATGATCCGGATGCCGACGAGACGCGCAGCATGCGCACCAAGGAAGAAGCCAACGACTACCGCTACTTCCCGTGCCCGGACCTGCTGCCGGTGGAAGTCGACGACGCCTACATCGAACACCTGCGCCAGACTCTGCCCGAGCTGCCGGCCGAGAAGCGCGCACGCTTCGAGGGCGAACTGGGGCTGTCCGCCTATGATGCCAGCGTGCTGTCCGCCAGCCGTGAGATGGCCGACTTCTTCGAGGAAGTGAAGGATGTCTGCGGCGACGCCAAGCAAGCCGCCAACTGGGTGCAGGGCGAACTGGCCGGGCGTCTCAACAAGGAAAATCTCGACATCACCGTGAGCCCGGTCTCGGCAGCCCAGCTGGGGGGCCTGATCAAGCGTATCGTCGATGAGACCATCAACGGCAAGGCCGCCAAGCAGGTGTTCGCCGCGCTGTGGGATGGCGAAGGCGAGAGCGCCGACGAGATCATCGAGTCACGTGGCCTCAAGCAGGTCACGGACACCGGTGCCATCGAGGCAGTGGTCGACCAGGTGATCGCCGACAATCCGGCTCAGGTGACCCAGTATCAGGAAGCCGAACCGGACAAGCGTGGCAAGATGATCGGCTTCTTCGTCGGTCAGGTGATGAAGGCCTCACGCGGCACCGCCAACCCGCAACAGGTCAACAAGGTGCTCAAGGAAAAGCTGGACAGCCTCAGCTGA
- a CDS encoding cupin domain-containing protein has translation MADDVGARLRALRTLRGISQRELAKRCGVTHSSLSLIEQGKVSPSVSSLSKILAAIPMSIGDFFTMELENTAKVFYGEEELTNVGSGEVVFKLVGAKRQDRNLSFMIETYPPVSDTGREMITHQGEEAGVVIEGEIEITIGSDTRVLKAGEAYYFDTNVPHRFRNIGEVECRLVSCATPARMF, from the coding sequence ATGGCAGATGATGTCGGTGCGCGCCTGCGGGCGCTGCGTACGCTGCGGGGCATCTCGCAACGCGAGCTGGCCAAGCGCTGTGGGGTGACCCATTCCAGCCTGTCACTGATCGAACAGGGCAAGGTCAGCCCCTCGGTCAGCTCACTGTCCAAGATTCTCGCCGCCATTCCCATGAGCATCGGTGATTTCTTCACCATGGAACTCGAGAACACCGCCAAGGTGTTCTATGGCGAAGAGGAACTGACGAACGTGGGCAGCGGGGAGGTGGTCTTCAAGCTGGTCGGGGCCAAGCGTCAGGATCGCAATCTGTCGTTCATGATCGAGACCTATCCGCCCGTCAGTGACACCGGCCGCGAGATGATCACCCATCAGGGAGAGGAAGCCGGTGTGGTCATCGAAGGCGAGATCGAGATCACCATCGGCAGCGACACCCGGGTATTGAAAGCCGGTGAAGCCTACTACTTCGATACCAATGTGCCGCATCGCTTTCGCAACATCGGCGAAGTCGAGTGCCGTCTGGTCAGCTGTGCGACGCCGGCGCGCATGTTCTAG
- a CDS encoding aldehyde dehydrogenase: MSRPRTLTDWQALAARLTPQLQGNAFINDDFVPAVSGETFECLNPATGKRLAKVASCDGADAEIAVRHARAAFKRGVWSRMAPVERKGVLLRLADLMERHQDELALLDTLDMGKPITSALDDVAGAIGSIRHQAESIDKLYGEVAPTGEQVLGLVLREPLGVVASIVPWNFPLMMTAWKVAPALAAGNSVILKPSEKSPLSALRLAALAREAGIPSGVFQVLPGFGHTVGRALALSMDVECLAFTGSTAVGKQLMQYAGQSNLKRVFLECGGKSPNIVFADCADLDRVAESAAAAIFYNQGEVCIAGSRLLVENSIRDVFVAKVVAAAERMQPGDPLDPTSFMGAMVDSTQHERVMGYIRKGIEEGAVLRAGGEDVAGPGLFIRPVVFDGVTPEMVIGREEIFGPVLSVFGFETEEEALALANDSDFGLAAGLWSQDIGRIMRMTHRLESGQVFVNNWAGGDQSMPFGGVKQSGNGRDKSHHSLAEYTQLKSVWIALD; encoded by the coding sequence ATGAGCCGTCCCCGGACATTGACCGATTGGCAGGCGCTCGCCGCCCGTCTGACGCCGCAACTGCAAGGCAATGCCTTCATCAACGATGACTTCGTGCCGGCGGTCAGCGGCGAGACCTTCGAGTGCCTCAATCCGGCCACTGGGAAACGATTGGCGAAGGTGGCCAGCTGTGACGGCGCCGATGCCGAGATCGCCGTCCGGCATGCGCGCGCCGCCTTCAAGAGGGGTGTCTGGTCGCGCATGGCGCCTGTCGAGCGCAAGGGCGTGCTGCTCAGGCTGGCGGACCTGATGGAGAGACACCAGGATGAGCTGGCGCTGCTGGATACCCTCGACATGGGCAAGCCGATCACCAGCGCGCTGGATGATGTGGCGGGAGCGATCGGTTCGATCCGCCATCAGGCCGAGTCCATCGACAAGCTGTACGGCGAGGTCGCGCCGACCGGCGAGCAGGTGCTGGGGCTGGTGCTGCGCGAGCCGCTGGGGGTGGTGGCCTCCATCGTGCCGTGGAACTTCCCGCTGATGATGACGGCCTGGAAGGTCGCGCCGGCGCTGGCCGCGGGCAACAGTGTCATCCTCAAGCCGTCGGAGAAGTCACCACTGTCAGCGCTGCGTCTGGCGGCACTCGCACGTGAGGCAGGTATCCCGAGTGGCGTCTTCCAGGTGTTGCCGGGCTTCGGGCATACCGTCGGGCGTGCGCTGGCCCTGTCGATGGACGTCGAGTGTCTGGCCTTCACCGGTTCCACCGCCGTCGGCAAGCAGCTGATGCAGTATGCCGGACAGTCGAACCTGAAGCGTGTCTTCCTGGAGTGCGGGGGCAAGAGCCCCAACATCGTGTTCGCCGATTGCGCGGATCTGGATCGCGTGGCGGAGAGTGCCGCTGCCGCCATCTTCTACAACCAGGGCGAGGTCTGCATCGCCGGTTCCCGCCTGCTGGTGGAAAACTCGATCCGCGACGTCTTCGTCGCCAAGGTGGTGGCGGCTGCCGAGCGCATGCAGCCGGGCGACCCGCTGGACCCGACAAGCTTCATGGGGGCGATGGTCGACAGCACCCAGCATGAGCGCGTGATGGGCTACATCCGCAAGGGGATCGAGGAGGGGGCGGTGCTGCGTGCCGGCGGCGAAGACGTTGCCGGGCCGGGGCTGTTCATCCGTCCGGTGGTCTTCGATGGCGTCACGCCCGAGATGGTGATCGGCCGTGAGGAAATCTTCGGGCCGGTGCTGTCGGTCTTCGGTTTCGAGACCGAAGAGGAGGCGCTGGCGCTGGCCAATGACAGTGATTTCGGACTGGCGGCGGGGCTCTGGAGCCAGGACATCGGCCGCATCATGCGCATGACCCATCGTCTCGAATCCGGCCAGGTCTTCGTCAACAACTGGGCGGGGGGCGATCAGAGCATGCCCTTTGGCGGCGTGAAACAGTCCGGCAACGGGCGCGACAAGTCCCATCACTCGCTGGCGGAATACACCCAGCTCAAGAGTGTCTGGATCGCGCTGGACTGA
- a CDS encoding gamma-glutamyl-gamma-aminobutyrate hydrolase family protein: MTSRPLVGVIACRRTIEGHPAHMVTDKYVSALREFGLEPLVIPVWEDVMADSARALLARLDGLLLTGSYSNVHPARYGEAIAPENTYEDTARDASAMAWVPLALELQLPLLGICRGFQELNVAFGGSLHQAVQNVPGLRDHREPEGDLDVQFAPSHGISILPGGRLAELYAAPEARVNSVHQQGIARLGEGLRVEAVAPDGLVEAISIIAAGAFTLAVQWHPEWKPRQHPLYQAILEGFAAACRDRSRQASSVQETPRQPS; the protein is encoded by the coding sequence ATGACGTCTCGCCCTCTGGTGGGTGTGATCGCCTGCCGTCGCACGATTGAAGGCCATCCGGCGCACATGGTGACTGACAAGTACGTCAGTGCCCTGCGCGAATTCGGACTGGAGCCACTGGTGATCCCGGTATGGGAAGACGTCATGGCTGACTCGGCCAGAGCGCTGCTGGCGCGACTGGATGGGTTGCTGCTGACGGGCAGCTATTCCAACGTGCACCCGGCGCGGTATGGCGAGGCCATCGCGCCGGAGAATACCTACGAAGACACGGCACGAGATGCGTCAGCCATGGCCTGGGTACCGCTGGCGCTCGAGTTGCAACTGCCGTTGCTGGGTATCTGTCGCGGCTTTCAGGAGCTGAACGTCGCCTTCGGTGGCAGCTTGCATCAGGCGGTGCAGAACGTGCCCGGCTTGAGGGATCATCGTGAGCCCGAGGGCGATCTCGACGTGCAGTTCGCCCCCTCCCATGGCATCAGCATCCTGCCGGGCGGGCGGCTGGCCGAGTTGTACGCCGCGCCTGAGGCGCGGGTCAATTCCGTGCATCAGCAGGGAATCGCGCGGCTGGGCGAGGGGCTGCGTGTCGAAGCGGTCGCTCCGGATGGTCTGGTGGAGGCGATCTCGATCATCGCAGCGGGAGCCTTCACGCTGGCGGTGCAATGGCACCCCGAATGGAAGCCACGTCAGCACCCGCTGTATCAGGCGATTCTGGAAGGATTTGCCGCGGCCTGTCGGGACAGGTCCAGGCAAGCATCATCCGTTCAGGAGACACCTCGTCAGCCGTCGTGA
- a CDS encoding glutamine synthetase family protein, translating to MNSLHVDEAREFLDRHPEIESIDLLISDISGIQRGKRIPRENLEKAYEQGINLPGSVFAIDIAGNTIEETGLGLETGDGDQVCRPIPGTLMPAPWLRGGKQGQLLMNMRDDRDGPFFADPRNQLQKQVDILAGMGLTAVVALELEFYLVDRERDDLGMVQPPCSPLTGERATESQLYSIGELDEYADFLEEIQDAARIQQLPLDTALKECAPGQFEINLIHLDDVMKACDSAVLLKRLIKGVALRHGFDATFMAKPYGDEAGNGMHAHLSLVDRDGHNVFADPGENPLGTETLRHAIGGLLELMPASMALFAPNLNSYRRFQQGLYVPMAPTWGFDNRSVAIRIPSGPNEARRLEHRVAGADVNPYLLLATLLASIIHGITHRISPGAPVTGNAYDQFEPSLTNSWPEALTLLEESAPLTAAFSERFLNVFIAGRRAEREAAMQIISRLEYDWYLRSI from the coding sequence ATGAACAGCCTTCACGTCGATGAGGCCAGAGAGTTTCTGGACCGCCATCCGGAAATCGAGAGCATCGACCTGCTGATCAGTGATATCAGCGGCATCCAGCGCGGCAAGCGTATCCCGCGCGAGAATCTGGAAAAGGCCTACGAGCAGGGCATCAACCTGCCAGGCTCCGTCTTCGCGATCGATATCGCCGGCAACACCATCGAAGAGACCGGTCTGGGCCTGGAGACCGGGGATGGGGATCAGGTCTGCCGCCCGATCCCCGGCACCTTGATGCCAGCCCCCTGGCTGCGCGGCGGCAAGCAAGGCCAGCTGTTGATGAACATGCGCGATGACAGGGACGGCCCCTTCTTCGCGGACCCCCGCAATCAGCTGCAGAAACAGGTCGATATTCTGGCCGGGATGGGGCTGACCGCCGTCGTCGCGCTGGAACTGGAGTTCTATCTCGTGGATCGTGAGCGCGATGACCTGGGCATGGTGCAGCCGCCCTGCTCTCCGCTCACGGGTGAGCGCGCCACGGAAAGCCAGCTCTACTCCATCGGAGAGCTGGATGAATATGCCGACTTTCTGGAAGAGATCCAGGATGCCGCACGCATCCAACAGCTGCCGCTGGATACCGCGCTCAAGGAGTGCGCCCCGGGTCAGTTCGAGATCAACCTGATTCATCTCGACGACGTCATGAAGGCCTGTGACAGCGCCGTCCTGCTCAAACGCCTGATCAAGGGTGTCGCCCTGCGTCATGGCTTCGACGCGACCTTCATGGCCAAGCCGTACGGTGATGAAGCCGGCAATGGCATGCATGCGCACCTGAGCCTGGTGGACCGCGATGGACACAATGTCTTCGCAGACCCCGGCGAGAATCCTCTGGGCACCGAGACCCTGCGTCACGCCATCGGCGGCCTGCTGGAACTCATGCCCGCCTCCATGGCGCTGTTTGCCCCCAACCTGAATTCCTACCGCCGTTTCCAGCAGGGCCTGTACGTACCGATGGCGCCCACCTGGGGATTCGACAACCGCTCGGTCGCCATCCGCATTCCCTCCGGCCCCAATGAGGCGCGTCGGCTGGAGCATCGGGTCGCCGGGGCTGACGTCAATCCCTACCTGCTGCTGGCGACGCTGCTGGCCTCCATCATCCATGGCATCACCCATCGGATCTCCCCGGGTGCGCCGGTGACCGGCAATGCCTATGATCAGTTCGAGCCCAGCCTGACCAACAGCTGGCCCGAGGCCCTGACGCTGCTGGAGGAAAGCGCTCCCCTCACGGCCGCTTTCAGCGAGCGCTTCCTGAATGTCTTCATTGCCGGTCGCCGGGCGGAGCGCGAGGCCGCGATGCAGATCATCAGCCGTCTGGAATACGACTGGTACCTGCGCAGCATCTGA
- a CDS encoding NAD(P)/FAD-dependent oxidoreductase, translated as MSATTPLEPAASWYAASANAAPERRPLSGEVSCDVCVVGAGFTGISAALHLAEQGLKVMVLEAACVGYGASGRNGGQIVNSYSRDMDVIEARFGARTAQALGDMAFEGNRIIRDRIADYAIDCDLRDGNLFAACNARQLKGLKEHKALWERYGNTSLELLEGDAYQREVSAEGYTGALVDHSGGHLHPLNLVLGEAAAFESLGGVIFEHSPLVSLEHGSPVVLRTAAGAIRAERVVMAGNAYLHGVLPELEGKSMPCGTQIIATEPLADDVARGLLPNGMAVEDCNYLLDYYRLTRDNRLLFGGGVNYGGEDPADIEALIRPKLLKVFPQLASVRIDYAWSGTFLMTLNRLPQFGVLNDNVYYAQGYSGHGVTCSHLAGRLISEVMRGREGRFDAFANLPHLPFPGGRLLRVPLSAVGAWYYQTRDRLGL; from the coding sequence ATGAGTGCCACTACCCCCCTGGAGCCTGCCGCCTCCTGGTATGCCGCTTCCGCCAATGCCGCCCCCGAGCGCCGGCCGTTGTCCGGTGAGGTCAGCTGCGATGTCTGCGTGGTCGGCGCTGGCTTCACGGGAATCTCGGCGGCACTGCACCTGGCCGAGCAGGGACTCAAGGTGATGGTGCTGGAGGCTGCTTGCGTGGGGTATGGGGCCTCGGGTCGCAATGGCGGGCAGATCGTCAACAGTTACAGTCGCGACATGGACGTGATCGAGGCGCGCTTCGGCGCACGGACGGCGCAGGCATTGGGCGACATGGCCTTTGAGGGCAATCGCATCATTCGGGATCGCATCGCTGACTATGCCATCGACTGCGATCTGCGCGACGGCAACCTCTTTGCCGCCTGCAACGCTCGTCAGCTCAAGGGACTCAAGGAGCACAAGGCCCTCTGGGAGCGCTATGGCAATACCAGTCTCGAATTGCTGGAAGGGGATGCCTACCAGCGTGAAGTGAGCGCCGAAGGGTATACGGGCGCCTTGGTCGACCACTCCGGCGGCCATCTCCACCCGCTCAATCTGGTGCTGGGCGAGGCCGCGGCCTTCGAGTCCCTCGGCGGGGTGATCTTCGAACATAGCCCGTTGGTGAGTCTCGAGCATGGCAGTCCGGTCGTGCTCAGGACGGCCGCTGGCGCCATCCGGGCCGAGCGTGTGGTGATGGCGGGCAATGCCTATCTTCACGGCGTGCTGCCGGAGCTCGAGGGCAAGTCGATGCCCTGCGGCACGCAGATCATCGCCACCGAGCCGTTGGCGGATGACGTGGCGCGCGGGCTGCTGCCCAATGGCATGGCGGTGGAGGACTGCAACTATCTGCTGGATTACTACCGCCTGACTCGCGACAACCGTCTTCTCTTCGGGGGCGGTGTCAACTACGGCGGTGAAGACCCCGCCGATATCGAGGCCCTGATTCGGCCCAAGCTGCTCAAGGTCTTCCCGCAGCTGGCCAGTGTCAGGATCGACTATGCCTGGAGCGGAACCTTCCTGATGACGCTCAATCGACTGCCGCAGTTCGGCGTGCTCAATGACAATGTCTATTACGCCCAGGGGTATTCCGGGCATGGCGTGACCTGCAGTCACCTCGCCGGACGACTGATCAGCGAGGTGATGAGGGGGCGTGAGGGTCGCTTCGATGCCTTCGCGAACCTGCCGCATCTGCCGTTCCCCGGGGGGCGACTGTTGCGAGTGCCGCTGTCTGCCGTGGGAGCCTGGTACTACCAGACACGCGACAGGCTCGGCCTCTGA
- a CDS encoding glutamine synthetase family protein has translation MSVNHVGHEQPGHEDDDAILQEWFAAHGITEVECLVTDLTGILKGKIMPARKYLNGGRPRLPDSLFIQTVTGGYPDDEDSRFWNPAEQDMQLIPDVNALYLVPWAEDPTAQVIHDCYYLNGEPVELSPRYVLKRILALYAEQGWQPVVAPEAEFYLVKTNTDSDYPLEPPIGRSGRQESSRQSFSIDAVNEFDPLFEEMYDYCEAMGLDLDTLIHEEGAGQMEVNFEHGDALSLADQVVMFKRTLRETALRHGMYGTFMAKPMAYQPGSSMHIHQSLVDVESGNNLFADASGQPSTLFRHFIGGLQTYLPAAMPFFAPNVNSYRRLMRNDTSGSAPINVEWGLDNRTVGLRVPVSDAAGTRVENRLAGADANPYLVMAASLACGYLGMMERIEPRPPVVGSAWEGGNTLPDDIGPALDALHACTPLANILGERFVKSYLAVKRAEHGEYFQVISSWEREHLLLRV, from the coding sequence ATGAGTGTCAATCACGTGGGTCACGAGCAGCCGGGCCATGAAGATGATGACGCGATCCTGCAGGAATGGTTCGCCGCTCACGGTATCACCGAGGTGGAATGTCTGGTCACGGATCTGACCGGCATTCTCAAGGGCAAGATCATGCCTGCGCGCAAGTACCTCAATGGCGGGCGGCCACGCCTGCCGGATTCGCTGTTCATCCAGACCGTCACGGGAGGCTATCCGGATGATGAAGACAGCCGCTTCTGGAATCCGGCCGAACAGGACATGCAGCTGATTCCGGACGTGAACGCGCTCTATCTGGTGCCGTGGGCGGAAGATCCCACCGCACAGGTCATCCACGATTGCTATTACCTGAATGGTGAGCCGGTCGAGCTGTCGCCACGCTATGTGCTCAAACGGATACTGGCATTGTATGCCGAACAGGGCTGGCAGCCGGTGGTGGCGCCGGAGGCCGAGTTCTATCTGGTCAAGACCAATACCGACTCCGATTATCCGCTGGAACCGCCCATCGGCCGCAGCGGTCGGCAGGAGAGCAGCCGTCAGTCCTTCTCCATCGATGCGGTCAATGAATTCGATCCGCTGTTCGAGGAGATGTATGACTACTGCGAGGCGATGGGGCTGGATCTCGACACCCTGATCCATGAAGAGGGAGCGGGGCAGATGGAGGTCAATTTCGAGCATGGGGATGCTCTTTCTCTCGCCGACCAGGTGGTGATGTTCAAGCGCACCCTGCGGGAGACGGCGCTGCGACATGGCATGTACGGGACCTTCATGGCCAAGCCGATGGCCTATCAGCCGGGCAGTTCGATGCATATTCACCAGAGCCTGGTGGATGTCGAGTCAGGCAATAACCTGTTTGCCGATGCGTCGGGTCAGCCGAGCACGCTGTTCCGTCACTTCATCGGGGGCCTGCAGACCTATCTGCCCGCCGCGATGCCGTTCTTCGCCCCCAACGTCAATTCCTATCGGCGTCTGATGCGCAATGACACCAGTGGCTCCGCACCCATCAATGTCGAGTGGGGCCTGGACAACCGCACCGTGGGCCTGCGGGTGCCGGTATCGGACGCGGCGGGTACGCGGGTCGAGAATCGCCTGGCGGGCGCCGATGCCAATCCCTATCTGGTGATGGCGGCTTCGCTGGCGTGTGGCTATCTGGGAATGATGGAGCGGATCGAGCCGCGCCCTCCGGTGGTCGGCTCGGCCTGGGAGGGCGGCAATACCCTGCCGGACGATATCGGCCCGGCACTCGATGCTCTGCATGCCTGTACGCCGTTGGCCAACATCCTCGGTGAGCGCTTCGTGAAGAGTTATCTGGCCGTCAAGCGTGCCGAGCATGGGGAATACTTCCAGGTCATCAGCTCCTGGGAGCGTGAGCACCTGCTGCTGCGTGTCTAG
- a CDS encoding ABC transporter substrate-binding protein, translated as MTTHTLRLAVAIGSLLLAGAAQAEDRKLYLFNWTQYMDPEIITAFEEAFDVEVVENYYNSLPEMLAKLNAGGVSQYDIIVPSNYYVPRLINTGLVQKIDKTKVPNLANVDAQFKDPSFDPGANYTVPYQWGVTGLVYNASTFKDAPKSWSLLFDPAVNASYPFSLMGDGQVSMGAACAYLGHGYDCTGMDAWREAARLLIETKHRDNFSGFSDGTPALQQLARKVTHGALSYNGDYLFYLDENPESFADIKYMIPDEGAEKWVDSMMIPAKAPHPELAHAFINFLLDAKVGAQLSNYNYYASPNAAARPYLDEVLTQPPIQPSEDDMARLHFSPSLSGEQLQIFQQLWSEVQAR; from the coding sequence ATGACAACTCACACGCTGCGTCTCGCGGTCGCCATCGGCAGTCTGCTGCTGGCAGGCGCCGCCCAGGCTGAAGACAGGAAGCTGTATCTCTTCAACTGGACCCAGTACATGGACCCGGAGATTATCACCGCCTTTGAAGAGGCCTTCGATGTCGAGGTGGTCGAGAATTATTACAACTCCCTGCCGGAAATGCTGGCCAAGCTGAATGCCGGCGGGGTGTCCCAATACGATATCATCGTGCCGTCCAATTACTACGTGCCGCGCCTGATCAACACCGGCCTGGTCCAGAAGATCGACAAGACGAAAGTGCCCAACCTGGCCAATGTCGATGCGCAGTTCAAGGACCCGAGCTTTGACCCGGGAGCCAACTACACCGTCCCGTATCAGTGGGGAGTCACCGGGCTGGTCTACAACGCCAGCACGTTCAAGGATGCCCCCAAGAGCTGGTCACTGCTGTTTGATCCCGCCGTCAATGCCTCATATCCGTTCAGCCTGATGGGCGATGGCCAGGTCAGCATGGGGGCGGCCTGTGCCTATCTCGGTCATGGCTATGACTGTACCGGCATGGATGCCTGGCGTGAGGCGGCCAGATTGCTGATCGAGACCAAGCATCGCGACAACTTCAGCGGCTTCTCCGATGGCACGCCGGCCCTGCAACAGCTGGCACGCAAGGTCACGCATGGTGCGCTGTCCTACAACGGCGACTATCTGTTCTATCTGGACGAGAATCCGGAGTCCTTCGCCGATATCAAGTACATGATTCCGGATGAAGGTGCCGAGAAGTGGGTCGATTCGATGATGATTCCCGCCAAGGCGCCGCATCCTGAGCTGGCACACGCCTTCATCAACTTCCTTCTGGACGCCAAGGTCGGCGCGCAGTTGTCCAACTACAACTACTACGCCAGCCCCAATGCCGCCGCCAGGCCGTATCTGGATGAGGTGCTGACCCAGCCACCGATCCAGCCCTCTGAGGATGACATGGCGCGTCTGCATTTCTCGCCGAGTCTCTCCGGTGAGCAGTTGCAGATCTTCCAGCAGTTATGGTCGGAAGTGCAGGCTCGTTGA
- a CDS encoding ABC transporter permease, whose translation MTRGGLHKGLRGFWWLTLGFLYLPLIVVMLFSFNASNSAASFTGVSLRWYRRLLGNDAILSALGNSLWLAVVSSLLALMIGTLIGYGMYRHRHRKLGWLIVLIYLPIVLPDIVFGISEMTFFVKINELTGLLSPGLGTMIIAHVTFQIPFVALIVYSRFVGLDPTLFEAAKDLYATPRQRVQFFMLPTLKPALISGFLLSFTLSLDDFVISFFTAGPESATLPIYIWSAIRKGVTPEINAIATLMMAVVALAAIVSLALSRRRSAS comes from the coding sequence ATGACGCGCGGCGGACTTCACAAGGGATTGCGGGGCTTCTGGTGGCTGACGCTCGGTTTTCTGTATCTGCCGCTGATCGTGGTGATGCTGTTCTCCTTCAATGCCTCCAACAGTGCCGCCAGCTTCACCGGCGTGTCACTGCGCTGGTATCGGCGCCTGCTGGGCAATGACGCGATTCTGTCGGCGCTGGGCAATTCGCTGTGGCTGGCGGTGGTCTCGTCACTGCTGGCGCTGATGATCGGCACGCTGATCGGCTATGGAATGTATCGCCATCGTCACCGCAAGCTGGGGTGGCTGATCGTGTTGATCTATCTGCCCATCGTGTTGCCGGACATCGTGTTCGGGATCTCAGAAATGACCTTCTTCGTCAAGATCAATGAGTTGACCGGGCTGCTGTCACCGGGGCTGGGCACCATGATCATCGCGCATGTCACCTTCCAGATTCCCTTCGTGGCGCTGATCGTCTATTCACGCTTCGTCGGTCTGGATCCGACATTGTTCGAGGCAGCCAAGGACCTCTATGCCACGCCGCGCCAGCGCGTGCAGTTCTTCATGTTGCCGACCCTGAAGCCGGCGTTGATCTCGGGCTTCCTGCTGTCCTTCACGCTGTCGCTGGATGACTTCGTGATCAGCTTCTTTACCGCCGGACCGGAGAGCGCCACCTTGCCGATCTACATCTGGAGCGCGATACGCAAGGGCGTGACACCGGAGATCAATGCCATCGCCACCCTGATGATGGCGGTGGTCGCCCTGGCGGCGATCGTGAGTCTTGCGCTGTCACGCCGGCGCAGCGCTTCATGA